In the Solanum pennellii chromosome 5, SPENNV200 genome, one interval contains:
- the LOC107019733 gene encoding uncharacterized protein LOC107019733, with protein MPTSGYVSQHGYNVLPSETNRPTSSVSRTITHNLADSQSSSSSTSQLGMPSFCLQGNVSEPNTPTTNQSATPGQVLTQVGVMDMHNRLVIEPDGYTFNPDDVVGIISQKKCVWRSEHEVKICANFLKRVAHVLASLLNKARKNNKKPRWILLDDWEKLLVHWANDPRFKRTSEIGKKARSSTKGGYLHTSGAQSQGSVRRKLEKGLGRPVTQAEAFKTTHIRKKKNPEDPNVWVEPRAEVTYNRYLQALEDLRQTQPEENRGLSSSHDDKSMKKILAMEQKIIELSSQVEDSRVRERRRELECAGLKAQFDALRGSGGIPPCSSVVTFPPRPSQSEPTQYSVYDQQRNMTDESISDEEDDDHMADTLPH; from the exons ATGCCCACATCAGGGTATGTTTCCCAACATGGATACAATGTTTTGCCTTCAGAGACTAATCGGCCAACATCTAGCGTCTCTCGCACAATTACTCACAACCTTGCAGACTCACaatcttcatcatcatctaCTTCACAACTTGGAATGCCGAGTTTCTGCCTTCAAGGTAATGTTTCTGAGCCTAACACTCCTACCACAAATCAGTCAGCTACACCTGGTCAGGTCCTTACACAAGTTGGCGTGATGGATATGCATAATAGACTTGTCATTGAACCTGACGGCTATAC TTTCAATCCAGATGATGTTGTGGGGATTATTTCTCAG AAAAAATGTGTTTGGCGTTCGGAACATGAGGTCAAAATTTGTGCAAACTTTCTCAAGAGAGTTGCGCATGTTCTCGCTAGTTTGTTAAATAAAGCTcgtaaaaataataagaaaccTCGGTGGATTCTATTGGATGATTGGGAAAAATTGCTTGTGCATTGGGCGAATGATCCAAGATTTAAGCGGACGAGTGAGATCGGAAAGAAGGCTAGATCATCTACTAAGGGTGGTTATCTACACACAAGTGGGgctcaaagtcaaggaagtgtGAGGAGGAAGTTG GAAAAGGGACTAGGAAGACCGGTAACTCAGGCTGAGGCATTCAAGACAACACAcataagaaagaagaaaaatcccGAAGATCCAAACGTGTGGGTTGAGCCGCGAGCTGAAGTAACCTAT AATCGATATCTTCAAGCTTTGGAGGATTTACGACAAACTCAGCCAGAAGAAAATCGAG GCCTAAGTAGTTCCCATGATGATAAATCGATGAAGAAAATTTTGGCTATGGAGCAAAAGATTATTGAGCTATCTAGCCAAGTCGAAGACTCGCGGGTTAGGGAAAGACGAAGGGAGTTAGAGTGTGCAGGTCTTAAGGCTCAATTCGATGCATTACGTGGTTCGGGAGGGATTCCCCCTTGTTCCAGTGTTGTCACTTTCCCTCCTCGACCCTCTCAATCTGAACCTACTCAATATTCAGTGTATGATCAACAAAGAAATATGACAGATGAGTCTATtagtgatgaagaagatgatgatcaTATGGCAGACACACTACCACATTAA